The nucleotide sequence TAATGGCTAACGTCCCTCAAGAGGACATGGATTTTGATCAGGGTTTTGCCCTTTTCTTCTTTCTCCTTCTCTGCCTCTTCTTGCTGGTGACCATAATCCGCTGTGCCCACATGGTGCTGGACCCCTATAGTGCCGTCTCTGTCAGCATGTATCGGGAAGAGCAGCGCGAAGTCTGAAAGACACTAGAAGCACTT is from Stigmatopora argus isolate UIUO_Sarg chromosome 4, RoL_Sarg_1.0, whole genome shotgun sequence and encodes:
- the LOC144073090 gene encoding uncharacterized protein LOC144073090, which codes for MNVCHRCQIGGSEAHVSILWRTHGLWVWTLGLNNKVTVDINIWVAFLTNFIARLMANVPQEDMDFDQGFALFFFLLLCLFLLVTIIRCAHMVLDPYSAVSVSMYREEQREV